The nucleotide window GGTTCCGGCTTGGGGAACGAAAATTCGCAGTTTCGTCGCGATCGCGCCGGATTGGCGGTATGATGGTAGAGATCAATGCTTGGCGTCGGTCAGGCTCGGTGCCTTGGTGGCAAATTCCTCATCTTGGGGCGTGGCCGGCAGGCTGCCGTGGGTTTTGGCGTGGTAAATGACATCGGCCAACAATTTCTGGCCGAGCGGCGCCAGCGCACGTTCCCAGAGCTCTCGGGCGGTTTCCCCTTTTTTGACGAACACCCATTCCTGTGCGGCGATCGCGCCGGCATCCATCCGGTCGGCGAGATGATAGATGGTACCGCCAGCGATCGGATCGCCTTCCTTGACGGTCCATTCGACTGCGGCGATGCCGCGATGCCGGGGCAGCAACGAGGGGTGATAGCCAATGCCGCCGAGCTTGGCTGTGGCCAGCGCCTCCCTGGTGACGCGGGCATGGCTGTGTGCGGTGACGATCAGGTCCGTCCTTGGTGCGATTTCCGAGGCGATCACGAGCTTCGGATGGGCCTGCACCACGAGGTCAATCCCGGCGGCCTGTGCCGCGGCGGCAAGTCGGTCCTCGCCGTCGTGAACGACGACGCGAACAATATCGACCCCATGTTGGCGTAGGGTGTTCATTGTCGTCACGCCAAAATGGCGGGAACCGACCAGGGTAATCCGCATGTGTTCTTTCCGTCGTTAATCAGGCCGATATGCCGATAGCACACGATGCCGGCCTGTTTCGATGCTCGCCGACCGGCTCGCGGGTTATCAACAGGGCGGGCCGGCTGAGCACAGGCGGGGCGGCAGGCGGCTAGAGCCTTTCGGTTCTGATTCAATCAGAACCGGGCTCTAGATTCTTGTTTTGACGCGTTTTTCTGACGCGAACCGGTGTCCACTTCGCTGGAAAGCGCTCTAATCCTGTCCCGTCACCACGACAGGATTCGCAGTTCTGGCCTGGAATAGGGCGAGGCCGGTGATCGGACCGGCTCGGGCTGTTGTTCAGCCACCCTTTGCAGGCACGCCCGCAAGTCGGCGCTGCACTGCTTCATCTGGTTGCGCAGCTCGCGCCGGGCGAAGGTGGTGAGGGTGGGATCGCCAAGCTGATGCCAGGCAGCGCGCAGCCACTGCTGCAGGGCGCGGATATCGGAATCGAGCACTTCGGGCTGGTTCATGCCGCCGGAATCTCAAGACGTGATCGCGCCTTGATTAGGACTGATTCTCTCGCCGACGCCTACTGCGGAACAGGGCGGACAGCACGAAATGGACTCGCCTGGAAGCTAGGGAACGCGCGTCCCATATGTTCGTTGAGTGGGAGCCTCCTGGAGAGACCTCGATGTCCCGCAATCCGGCGCTTGTTCTCTTCGTGGCGTTCAGCCTGATCGTTCCCGTAAAGGCATTCGCACAACTGACGCCGCCAGCCGGTTCGGCGGGCGCCGGCAATTCGCCGATATCGGGCGTGCCGTTCGGACCGGCCAACCCCAGGGCGCTCTCCGATCCCAGCGGCATCGGCAATGCCGCGAGCGTGCCACCGCTCCGCCCCAACCCCCCGCCGCCGGCCGTCTCCTACGGCTCAGTCGAAGCGCCGCGCGCACGTGTCGTGACGCCGCCATATCCAACCGCCTCGCAGCGGATCATCAGCGCGCGCAAGGCCCGCCCGCGCAAGCCGCCGGTTCGCCCGCGGGGGCGGCCCGAGGTGAGTAGGTTCACCGGGATCTGCCGCGGGTGCTAGCGATCAAATTACGATCCATCCTGCGGGAAACGAAGCGCGCCGGAAGACTGACATTTCCGCTCCCTGCCACGGCCAGGAACAAATTTTCTCTTGCCGGATTTGTCCAAGGTCAAGCGCTCAGCGGTCATGCGTACTGGTTCCTGCATGTGCCGACATCGAGTATCGCGTAACGCGAAATTGCCCTTGGGCAGGGATGGCGAGAATGAACATCCAGCGACGGACGGCCAAAACTTTCTCCCAGCCAGGCCGGTCCGCCTTCCTGGACGTGCCTCATCTGCCTCGCGATGAATGGCGGCAGGCGCACGAAGACAGGCTGGCTGTCACCTACGAACATGTCGGCGTCGGCATCGTCGAGATCGATGAGGCCGGGCGGATGCTGCGCGTCAACCAGAAGGCCTGCGAACTGGTGGGACGAGAAGCGGCCGACTTGCTCGGCGGTTCCATCTTTGACGAGACCTCGCCACAGGACGTCGCGCAGGATCTCGCGCAGTTCCGGCGACAGATCGCCGGCGAAATCGATCGTTACACCATCGAAAAGCGTCTCGCGCGCAAGGACGGTTCGTGCTTCTGGGCGGAGGTGACGTCCTCGAGCGTTCGCGATGCGTCTGGAAATTTCCTTTATGCGGTGCGCGTTCAGCATGACATCAGCGCTCGCAAGGCAGCCGAACAGGCGCTGGCGCGGCGCAGCGAAGAGCAGGCGGCGCTGTTCCGGTTCTCGGAAAGACTGCAATACGCCACATCGTTTCCAGACGTTTACGACGCCGGCCTGGACGCTATCGTCGGCGCGCTTGCCTGCCGGCGCGCTTCCATTCTCCTGTTTGACGACAACGACATGATGCGTTTCGTCGGATGGCGGGGTCTTTCGGACGGGTACCGTCAGGCCATTGAGGGCCACTCGCCATGGGGCAGGGATGAACGAAATCCGCGCCCGGTCTATTTCGAGGATGTCGGCGCTTCAGCCCTTTCGGATACCCTCAAGGAAACGATCGCCCGCGAGCACATCGCAGCCGTGGCCTTCATTCCAATCCTGATCGGCGGCCGGCTCGC belongs to Bradyrhizobium icense and includes:
- a CDS encoding formyltransferase family protein — encoded protein: MRITLVGSRHFGVTTMNTLRQHGVDIVRVVVHDGEDRLAAAAQAAGIDLVVQAHPKLVIASEIAPRTDLIVTAHSHARVTREALATAKLGGIGYHPSLLPRHRGIAAVEWTVKEGDPIAGGTIYHLADRMDAGAIAAQEWVFVKKGETARELWERALAPLGQKLLADVIYHAKTHGSLPATPQDEEFATKAPSLTDAKH